One genomic window of Paramormyrops kingsleyae isolate MSU_618 chromosome 20, PKINGS_0.4, whole genome shotgun sequence includes the following:
- the LOC111848504 gene encoding zinc finger matrin-type protein 4, with protein MKSAGVGEGGLFTESYCNICNAQLISESQRIAHYESKKHANKVRLFYMLHPEDGGPPSKRLRPDNPDSAETEVDRNKCCTLCNMFFTSAIVAQSHYQGKTHAKRVRLVLGEPPNVPPPTDSAPSTPHAVDLPLQLPLPLPPPPPPPPPLPPMWLPLANGEAGKFCCLCGAWFNNPLMARQHYEGKKHKRNAARARLLEQLAGCLDATETAGLRSSYSCNVCNVILNSIEQYHAHLRGSKHQNNLKQHQK; from the exons ATGAAGTCGGCGGGGGTTGGAGAGGGTGGCCTGTTTACCGAAAGCTACTGCAACATCTGCAATGCCCAGCTGATCTCCGAGTCCCAGCGCATCGCGCACTACGAG agCAAGAAGCATGCCAACAAGGTACGTCTCTTCTACATGCTGCACCCTGAGGACGGGGGGCCCCCCTCCAAGAGACTGAGGCCAGACAACCCG GACAGCGCTGAGACAGAAGTTGACCGGAATAAATGTTGCACTCTCTGCAACATGTTCTTTACGTCGGCCATAGTGGCACAGTCCCACTATCAGGGCAAGACACACGCCAAGAGGGTCCGCCTAGTGCTGGGGGAGCCCCCCAACGTGCCCCCTCCCACAG ACTCCGCCCCCAGCACGCCGCACGCCGTCGACCTGCCTCTACAGCTGCCGCTgccgctgcccccccctcccccgccccccccgccgcTGCCTCCCATGTGGCTGCCGCTGGCCAACGGCGAGGCGGGCAAGTTCTGCTGCCTGTGCGGCGCCTGGTTCAACAACCCGCTGATGGCGCGGCAGCACTACGAGGGCAAGAAGCACAAGAGGAACGCGGCGCGGGCGCGGCTGCTGGAGCAGCTGGCTGGCTGCCTGGACGCCACGGAAACCGCAG GTTTGCGTAGCAGCTATTCCTGCAACGTGTGCAACGTGATCCTGAACTCCATCGAGCAGTACCACGCACACCTCCGGGGCTCCAAGCACCAGAATAA